GGTACGCCGCACGCTGAAGGAGCGAGAGGTCGACGCGATTCTTGCCGAGCCGGTCGCGGTAGAGCTGGTACAGACGGAAGAGCGATGCGTACTCGGTGGGCGCCTTCTCGAGGATCTCCTTCGGGTCGAGGTCTTCCTCTGAAAGCCGGTTGAATAGCGACTGGAGGTTCACCACCGCCTTGTGGCGGCTTGCCGACGCGGGCGGGTCGAACTGCGCGTTCAAGGTCTCGCGGAACGCGGGCCGCTCGCCCTCGAAGCCGAGCTGCTTTATGGCCTCGGACCAGAACGAGCCCTGGGCCAGCGTGAAGTACTGATCCAGCTCGTCGAGCACGGCGGGCGCGGAGGAGCGCTCGCGGTCGGCCACGAAGGTGCGGTCCTGAAGCAGGCGGTGGCAGAGCGAGTGGACCGTGCCCACGTACATGCCGGAGAGGTCGTAGGGCTTGCCGGTCTGCTCACTGGCGAGACCGAGCAGCGACACGAGCCCGTCCTGGAGCTGCTTCGCGGCCTTCTCGGTGAAGGTGCTGAGGAAGATCGACTCCGGCGAGACGCGGTGGAACACGATCATGTTCACGACGCGCCAAAGGAGGACGCGCGTCTTGCCGGAGCCCGGACCAGCGACGAGGAAGAGCGGGCCATCGAGGTGCTCGATGGCGTGGCGCTGGCTCTCATTCGGCGAGAAGCCCACACGGGCAAAGAGGGACTCGATCACTTCCGGACCCCCTTTGGCCGCCGTGGCCCCTCGGTCTTCTTGGTGGTCCTCGCGACCTGCGAGGCCATCCACTCCTCGATGTCGGCACGCCGGAACCGCCACTGCCCGCGCACCTTGAACGCCGGGATCTCCCCCTTCTGGGCCATCGTGTAGACGGTCTTGTCCGCGACCTTCAGCAACTGGGCGATCTCGGGCAGTGTGAGAATCTCGTCCTGCATCGGGACCAAGCTCCACCTGGGTAACGGTTGGCAGATGTTGCCAGCCGGCGCCAAGGTACACCAAGTGCGCTTGAGCCAGCAACGCCTCTGGCAGGGAGCTTCGTCGCCAGCTGGTGGCGAATCAGCCCAGGTGGCCCATGATCTCCCTCGCCCTCAACACCGGCCTGCGCATCGGCGAGCTGGCCGCGCGCTCCTGGGACTGCGTGGACATGGCCTCCGGGCGGCTGCTGGTGAAGCGCAACGTCTTCCGGGTGCACCTCGGCACTCCGAAGGGCGGGCGCGAGCGAGAGGTGCCGCTCAACGAGCGGGCGCTGAAGGCCCTACGGGACTACCCCCGGCGCATCGACACGCCATGGGTGTTCCCCCAGCGGGACGGCGGCTTCATCCGCAATCCCCAGCACACCTGCGCGGAGGCCATCCTCCGGAACGCGGAGCGGGCGGGCATCCGGCCCATCGGGTGGCACACGCTGCGCCACACCTTCGCGAGCCACCTCGCCATGCGTGGGGTGCCGCTCAAGGCCATCCAGGAGCTGATGGGGCACGCCACCATCGAGATGACGATGCGCTACGCACACCTGAGCCCGGACGTGAAGAAGGACGCGGTGCGGGCCCTCGACGTGCGCCCCAACGGCACATTGACGGCACATATACAGGAGGCGTAGCCCGGAAAATGAAAAAGCCCCCGAGTCACTTGGACTCGGAGGCTCTTTCGGAGTGCCCAGGGCGGGATTCGAACCCGCACACCTTTCGGCGCCACCCCCTCAAGATGGTGTGTCTACCAGTTCCACCACCTGGGCTTTTCCTCCGCGGCCCCTACCGCCGTGCCGCGTCGGCAACTTCGACGCGGCCTCTAGTACCACGAACCGCGCCTTGTGCAACATTGATTTTTAACCGCATCGCCATCCGGCTTCTTCCGCCGGATGGCCGCCCGCCTGGCTACGGAGCGGGAGGGGCCGCCGGAGTCTCCGCCGGCCGCGGCGTCTCCACCGTGCTCGGCGTACCCGGGGCGTTCTGCTGCGCGGGAGCCGCACCCGAGGAAGGCGCCGCCTCCTGCGGATTGGCCGGAGGAATCTGGCCCGCCGGAGGTGCCCCGCTGCCAGGCTGCGCCGTGCCCTGCTGCGGCACCGCCGGCGCCTGCTGCTGCGCCGCCGGCTGCGCCACCGAGCCCGCCGCCACCGAGGTGCGCATGCCCACGAAGGACAGGCCCAGCGACGTCAGGAAGAACAGCGCCGCGCAGATGCCCGTCACCTTGCTCAGGAAGGTCGTCGCACCGCGCCCACCGAATGCACTCGTCGCCGCACCGCCACCCAGGGCAGAGCCCATGCCCGCGTCCTTCCCGGGCTGCAACAGGATGACGAAGATCATGAACACGCACAGGAGGACGTGCACGATCGTCACGAAGGTCAACATGCTTTAAACTCTTCTTTCCGGTCCTGGATGAAAGGCCGCGCAGCCTAACCGAACGGCCCTGGCGGTGACAATCTTCCTGCGATCAGACCCCGCCCCGGATGATCGCCAAGAAGTCCGCCGCCTTCAGGCTCGCCCCACCCACCAGCGCCCCGTCCACGTCCGCCTGCCCCATCAGCTCCGCCGCGTTGTCCGGCTTCACGCTCCCGCCGTACTGGATGCGCACCTGCTCCGCCGTGCCCCGGTCGTACAGCCGGCCGAGCTGCTCGCGCAGGGCCCGGTGCACCTCCTGCGCCTGGGCGCTCGTGGCCGTCCGGCCCGTCCCAATGGCCCACACCGGCTCGTACGCCAGCACGAAGCCCGCCACCTCGGCCGCCGAAAAGCCCTTCAGCGCCCCCGCCACCTGCCGCTCCACCACCTCCAGGGTACGGTTGGCCTCGCGCTCGGCCAGCGTCTCGCCCACGCAGATGATGGGCTTCATCCCCGCGCCCAGCACCGCCTTCGTGCGCTTGTTCACCGTCTCGTCCGTCTCGCCGAAGTACTGCCGGCGCTCCGAGTGGCCGAGGATGACGTAGGCGCACCCCACGTCCTTCAGCATCGCCGCGGACACCTCGCCGGTGTACGCGCCGCTGGCCTCCCAGTGGCAGTTCTGGGCCGCCAGCTTCAGGGGGGAGCCCTCCAGCTCCTTCGCCACCGCCTGCAGCGAGACGAAGGGAGGCGCCAGGGCGATCTCCACCCGGTCTCCCGGAATCGAGGCCACCAGCCCCTTCAGCTCGCGCACCAGCGCGAGCCCCTCGGGGATGGTCTTGTTCATCTTCCAGTTACCGGCGATGAGCTTGCGTCGCGCCTGTGCCGCCATAGGACTCCCTCCCTGGGTGTTGTGTGCGGGGGACTACTTGGTCTCGAGCGCCTTCACGCCCGGCAGCTCACGGCCCTCGAGGAACTCCAGCGAGGCGCCGCCGCCCGTGGACACGTGGCTCAGCTTGCTGGCCATCCCCATCTCGTTGACGGCCGCCGCGCTGTCTCCGCCGCCCACGATGGTGATCGCGTCCTTGTTGATGGCCATGGACTCGGCCACCGAGCGCGTGCCCGCGGCGTACTTCTCCACCTCGAACATGCCCATGGGCCCGTTCCACACCACCGTCTTCGCGCTGCGGATGTGCTCGGAGTACATGGCCCGCGTCTTGGGGCCGATGTCCAGGCCCATCAGGTCGGCGGGAATGGCCCGATCCGCCACCTCGCGCGCCTCGCCCTTGTCCGAGGGCTCGGTGCTGCAGACGTGGTCGACGGGCAGCACCAGCGAGGTCTTCAGCCGCTGCGCCGCCTCCAGCATGCGCGTGGCCAGCGACAGCTTGTCCTCCTCCACGCGGCTCTTGCCCACTTCGATGCCCTGCGCCTTGAGGAAGGTGTAGGCCATGGCGCCACCGATGAGCAGCGCGTCCACCTTGGGCAGCAGGCTCTCGATGACCTTGATCTTGTCGCTCACCTTGGCGCCGCCCAGGATGGCCACGAAGGGCTTGGCCGGGTTCTTCAGCGCGCCGCCCAGGTACTCCAGCTCCTTGCGCATCAGCATGCCGGCGCCCTTCTCCTTCACGAAGGGCACCATGCCCGCGGTGGAGGCATGGGCGCGGTGCGCGGTGCCGAAGGCGTCGTTGATGTAGACGTCGGCGAAGGAGGCCAGCTCGCGAGCGAAGGTCTCGTCGTTGCCCTCCTCCTCCTTGTGGAAGCGCAGGTTCTCGAGCATGAGCACCTGCCCGTCCTTCAGGTCCTTCACCAGCTTGCGCACGCCGTCACCCACGCAGTCGTCGGCGAGGATGACCTCGTGCTTGGGGCCGAGCAGTTCGATGAGCCGGTTGGCCACCGGCTCCAGCGAGAACTTCGGCTCGGGCCCCTTGGGGCGCCCGAGGTGGGAGGCCAGAATCACCTTTCCGCCCATCTCCAGCGCACGCCGGATGGTCGGCAGCGCCTCGCGGATACGGGTGTCATCGGTGATGCGCTTGCCCTCCAGGGGAACGTTGAAGTCCACCCGGATGAAGACGCGCTTTCCGGTCAGTTGCATGTCGTCGATGTAGCGGATCATCTCGGTCCTCCCACTCGGAACGCGAACTGCGACTAGAAGCCCTTGGACACGAGGAACTTCACCGTATCCACCATGCGGTTGGAGAAGCCCCACTCGTTGTCGTACCAGGCCATCACCTTGAGCAGGTTGTCGCCCACGATCATGGTGTTGGTGGAGTCGAAGATGGAGGAGTGCGGGTTGCCGTTGTAGTCGACGGAGACGGTCTGCTCGTCGTTGTACTGGAGGATGCCCTTGAGGGGGCCCTCGGCGGCGGCCTTGAACGCGGCGTTGACGGCGTCGGCGGTGACGGGCTTGCTGGTCACCACGCTCAGGTCCACCAGGGACACGTTCGGGGTCGGCACGCGCACCGAAATGCCGTGCATCTTGCCCTTGAGGGCCGGCAGCACCTCACCGATGGCCTTGGCGGCACCCGTGGAGGAGGGAATCATCGACAGCGCGGCGGCGCGGGCGCGGCGCAGATCCTTGTGCGTGAGATCCAGGATGCGCTGGTCGTTGGTGTAGCTGTGGATGGTGGTCATCACGCCCTTCTCGATGCCGAAGTTCTCCAGCAGCACCTTGCTCACCGGCGCCAGGCAGTTGGTGGTGCACGAGGCGTTGGAGAGGATGTGGTGCTTCTTCGGATCGTACTGGTCGTGGTTGATGCCGTAGGCGATCGTCAGGTCCGGGCCCTTGGCCGGCGCGGAGATGATGACCTTCTTGGCGCCCGCGGCCATGTGCTTCTCGGCACCCTCGCGTTCCGTGAAGCGGCCGGTGCACTCGAGCACCACGTCCACGCCCATGGACTTCCAGGGCAGCGCGGTCGGCTCCTTCTGGGCGGTGACGGCGATCTCCTTGCCGTCGATGACGATGCCCTTGTCCGAGGCCTTCACGCTCCCCGGCCACATGCGGTGCACGGAGTCGTACTTGAAGAGGTGCGCCAGTGCGGCCGGCTCGTCGAGGTCGTTGATGGCGACGATCTCGATGTTCTCCTTGCGGCTCAGCGCGGCGCGCAGCACGCAACGACCGATGCGACCAAACCCGTTGATGGCAATCCTGGTGGCCATGTCACAGTCTCCTTGGATGATGAAAAGCGCACGACGGGCCGTACGCCCTCCCGCCGTGGGAAAGGGCGGCCGACCGTAGGCATGTGACGCTCGCGAGTCAACGCTCAGTGAAGCCCGAACGACGATGCGCGCGCCGCAGATGAACAATCAGGAGCAGCAACAGAGATGAAATGGACGCGGTTCCCCCGCTCGCCCGGCAGCCGCAGCCGGTCTCCGCGTTGACATAGGAATCAGGAATCCGGTCCAGCGAGCAGGGTGCGCCGGAGCCCACCAGCGTGGCCGGTGCCCCCGGAGGCAGGAGCTCCTCCCCCTCGGGCGGCGTGGGAGCCGAGGCCAGCACGCCCGCCCGGGCGAGGAAGGTGCCCATGAGGTAGGTGCGACGCGCGGGACTCACGAGGCCCTCGAAGGGCATCCCCAGGAAGAGCACGTGCCCCCCCGCCGTCGAGGCCACGCCCGCGGCGGAGCCCGTCCCCGCATAGCCCAGCACGGGAGCGCCCCCTTCCAAGGGGATGAGGGCATCCGGCACTCCCACTGGATAGGAGCCCCGCAGCCCGTCATCGAGCAGCGAGCCGGCGAGGCCCGGGAACCATCTGTCCGAGAGCCCGTTCACCAGGAGGGCCGACGCGCTACAGCCAGGCAGGGCGCGGAGGAACTCGGTGAGGAAGGACTGGTCCGCCGGACCGCCCGCGGCGAGCGCGGACGCCACATGGCTGCCCGAGAGCAGCAGGTGCCCGCCTCCGGCGACGAAGGTGCGCATCAGCGCCTGCTCGGCGGCGTCGGGACCCGCGCCCCCCACCCCACCCCGCCCGGTGAACCAGTCCAACACCCGGTAGCCCACGGGCGTGAAGAGACCCGCGGAGAGCGCCTCGCTGGTCGCTCCGTCGAACGCCACCCCGAGCTGCGACACCGCGTCCCCGTGACGCCGCAGGGCCGTTCCGTCGTTCATGGACTCCAGCAGCGCGCGCAAGGGCGAGCCCAGGTCATACACCGAGAGGTTCTCGGCGCGCGCCAGTGACGAATCCAGGCGGCGGAAGGCGTTGACCACGAGCACCTGCGCGCTCCCGCCCGCCTCCGGCACGCGCACGCCCACCACGTCCGAGGGGAACGACTCGCCTCCGGCGTTGAAGGCAGCCACGCGGAAGTAGCGCGTGGCTCTCGGCGACAGGGAGAGGGAGAAGGTGGTGGAGTCCGTCTCGGTGCCCTCGTCCCAGGCCAGCCCGTCCGCGCTCTGGTAGAGGCGGTAGCCGGTGGCCGGGAACTTCGCGGGCACGTTGCCATCCGGGTCCGGAGGCACCACCCACTTCACCTCGACCTTGCCGCTCCCCGCGTTGCGCGCCACCAGGGCGGGAGGGGCCTCGGGAGGCAGTTGCACCGCCACGCCGTCGCGCACGGCGAAGTACTTGATGATGCCCTGGAGGAAGGCGCGCGCGGCGATCCGCCGGAAGGCGGGCTCCTTGAGCCGCGCGGCGTCCAGCGCGTTGTCGTGGTAGGCCACCTCCATCAGCACGGAGGGGAACTCCGGGTTGTGCCTCGGGTTCACCTCGCCCAGGTTGGCCGAGCGCAGGTTGCGCACCCGCCAGGCGGGCTCGACCTCCCGCTGCAGGTCCGCCTTCAGCTCGTCCAGCAGACTCTGCGCGAGTACCTCGCTGCCGGGCACCCCGGTGAAGTTGTACGTGCCGTCCACGGGATTGGGGCCGTAGACGTAGGCCTCGGTGCCACGCACGGTGCCGTTGCTGGAGGCGTTGGTGTGCCAGGCGACGTAGATGGCGTCCTCACCCTCCTCGTGCAGCCAGGAGGCGAAGCGCGGGCGCGCGGAGACGTCGTCGTTGCGCTCGTTGGAGAGCGCGTTGGTTCCCGAGGGCGCGAACACATCGGGCGGCGCACCGCTGAACTGGGTGTGGTAGCGCGCACACTCCTCGGCGCGGGCCCGCGGCAGGGCACCCAGGGCGGCGTCACCGATGGCGCCACTGCCTCCACCGAAGCGCACCGCGTCCAGGGAGATGCTGCCCGCTTCCGCCGAGTCGTTGAGCGCCACCACCGAGGCCGTCTCGGGGTGCTGGCCCGCCCGGAAGTAGAAGCGGCCCAGCATCAGCCACGTCCCGCCGTGGCGGCGCTGGTTCACCCGGAAATGGCTCTCGCCCCCCGCGTGCCTCACCATGTAGTGCGCATCCGTGACACGGCCCGGGTCCGCGCCATACGAGACGTACACGTGGTAGTAGCCGTCGGCCGGAATCGAGGGCGCCCAGGTGGCACGCGCGGTGGCCGTGGACGCGGCCGTCAGCACCCGGTGGTCTCCGAGCTGGAAGGGCCGCACCGCGTTCCCCATGGGCGAGGGCGGCGGACCCCAGCCGGAATTGGGGCTGGCGGTGGAGAAGAGCTCCGCGGCCCCCTCCTCCGAGTAGCCCTCCCGGCCGTTGTCGACGATGGCCATGTGCGGATTGAGGTCCGACTCGCGCACGGGAATCACCGTGGCGCCCGCCCCCATCAGCATCGGCATCAGGTACTGGTCGAGCGTCTCGAGGGACACCAGGTCCTCGACGACGTCGTTCGTGTTGCCGCGCTGGGTCGCCCACCGGCCCAGGGGCGCGCTGCGGTAGAAGCCGTGCCCCGGGCTCAGGTAGATCGTCTTTCCCGACAGCGCCCCGGTACGCACCCGCGTCTGTGGCAGACCCGAGAGCGCGGAGACCCCGCCCGGCGGGTCCTCCCGCCGCACCAGGGGCGGCTCCGAGGAACGCCACCGCGTCTCGTGGGGCCTCGGGCCCGGCAACGGCACATAGACGGCATCTGGGGACTCCAGGCCGCAAGCATGGGAGAAGGAATCATCCTCCTGTGCGAGGACCCTGCTCGGCAGGCAGAGCAGGGAGACCAGCGCGCAGGCGGTGGCACGTACGTGAGCAGGAAGGGCCATGAGGGGGCGGACGTTAGGCCTCGGCGCGAGGGCACGGCAATCAATCCGTGGTGCCCGCCTGCTCTCCCGCTAACCTGTCCACGATGAGTTCCCCGGCCCTCTCCCCCCAGCCTCCGCCTCCTTCCGAGAAGAAGACGCCGCCGTCCTATCCGCCTCGCGGGGGCTCCGGCATGCTCGCTTCCTTGTGCCATGCGTGGAACGGGCTCATCCACACCGTCGTCCACCAGCGGAACATGCGCGTCCACCTCGTCTCCGCGCTGCTCGTGGGCCTGGTGGGCAGCGGCATCGAGCTGGGGCTCGCCGAGAAGGTGACGCTCATCTTCTGCGTCCTCCTCATCTTCTTCGCGGAGATCCTCAACAGCGCCCTCGAGCACCTGGTGGACCTCGCCACCCGGCACTTCGACGAGAAGGCCCGCCTCACCAAGGACGCGGCCGCCGCGGGTGTCTTGGTGCTCGCCGTGGGCACCGTCGTCATCTTCGCCGCCATCCTCGTCCACAACTGGGAGACGGTGATCAACAGCGGACCGCAGATCGCCCGGCAGGTCGCGCTCGGGTTGCCTCTGGCCCTGTGCGTGATGGTGCTGGTGATGCCAAGGCCGCGCTCCGCCTGGGTCGACAGGGTGGCCTTCGTGGGAGGTGCCGTCCTGCTCGGAGCGCTCGCGCCACGCACCGCCAGCTCCGTCTTCACCGCCATGGACGCGGGCCTGCTCATCGTCGCCGGAGCCGCCGCCCGCCAGCGCCGCCGCGAACAGCCGAGGAGCTGAAACGAAAAAACCGGCCCTCGGGCCGGTCTTCCTTGCTTGCCGCCTAGGGGCGCTCGAGCCCCGGGACCTGCCCGGAACCCGTCCGCCCGCTAGGGACGGGGCCATTCTAACGCCTCAGGCCTCCTGCCGGAAGTCCTGCCGGGCATCCGTCGGCTGGACGACACCTTTGTCGACTCCCTTGAGGTCCTCCGTTACCAGGTCCAGCAGTTCGGTGGCCATGCCGATGATCTGCATCGGGGTGTAGCCGCTGGCGCGCAGCTGGTTGAAGAAGGTGCGTGCAAGGATTCGAGTGCCCTGCTTGTCAGTACTCAAGGACGTGTCCTCCGGAAGCGGTGGGACCGCGTAATCACTGGGGTGTAGCTCTTCAACCCCCGTGCCAGCCGTCACCTTCCAGACGAATTCCCCATGACTCTCGGGGAGTTGAGAGAGTCTGGGGCCTCGTGGCACCTCCCGGAGATGCGAAGGGCCCTTCGCACCTCCCAAGAATCCCCGGGGGACCGCATGAGCGGGGTGCATCGTCAAGTTCGCACCCACCCTCCCCTCGGGTGTTCAACAGCTTGCATTTCAGGGCTCGGACGGCGCACATACGCGCCCCCTTTCCCCTGCTTCAGGAGAAGAGAGCAGCGCATGGCGTATCGGGTGAACAACATCGGGCTGTGGTTGGACGAGCCGGAAGAGCTGCTCGGCCAGCGCGCGGCCGAGAAGCTGGGCGTGACTCGGTCGGACCTGGCGTCCGTGCGAGTGGTGCGCGCGGTGCTGGACGCGCGCAAGAAAGGCAGTCCTCGCTACATCTATACGCTGGAGGTGGAAGTGGCTCCGGGGCGCAAGCTCGGGCGCATACCTCCGGACGTGAGCGAGACGCCGCCGCCTCCCGAGCCTCCCGAGCGCGTGAAGCCGCCGGAGCGCATGCCGCTCATCATCGGCACCGGGCCCGCCGGCCTCTTCTGCGCCCTGGGCCTGCTGGAACGCGGCGTTCGCACCATCCTCCTCGAGCGTGGCAAGGAAGTCGTGTCGCGGCGGAAAGATGTGGCGAAGCTGATGCGGGACGGCTCGTTGGATCCGGAGAGCAACATGAACTTCGGAGAGGGTGGGGCCGGCGCTTATACCGATGGGAAGTTGTCCACGCGCATCAACCACCCGATGGTGCGCAAGGTCATCGAGACGTTCGCCCGGTGCGGCGCGCCGGACCACATCCTCATCGAGGGCAAGCCGCACATCGGCTCGGACCTGCTGCCGGGCGCGGTGGCCACGCTGCGCGACGAGCTCATCGCCGGGGGCTGCCAGGTGCTCTTCGAGCACAAGGTGGAGGAGGTGCTCTACCGGGACGGCCGGGTCGCGGGCCTGAGGCTCACGGACGGGCGCACGCTGGAGAGCGACCGGGTGGTGCTCGCCCCGGGCAACTCGGCTCGCGAGCTCTATGAGCGCTTCGCCGCGGACGGGCGCGTGGTCATCGAGCCCAAGCCCTTCGCCCTCGGCTTCCGGGCCGAGCACCCCCAGGGGCTCATCAACTCCATCCAGTACGGGAGCGCGGCGAAGAACCCGAAGCTGCCCCCGGCCGACTACAAGCTGGCGGAGAACCTGGAGGTGGATGGGGAGGTGCGCGGCATCTACTCGTTCTGCATGTGCCCGGGCGGCATCGTGGTGCCCA
This is a stretch of genomic DNA from Archangium violaceum. It encodes these proteins:
- the mads1 gene encoding methylation-associated defense system helix-turn-helix domain-containing protein MAD1, which encodes MQDEILTLPEIAQLLKVADKTVYTMAQKGEIPAFKVRGQWRFRRADIEEWMASQVARTTKKTEGPRRPKGVRK
- a CDS encoding tyrosine-type recombinase/integrase yields the protein MISLALNTGLRIGELAARSWDCVDMASGRLLVKRNVFRVHLGTPKGGREREVPLNERALKALRDYPRRIDTPWVFPQRDGGFIRNPQHTCAEAILRNAERAGIRPIGWHTLRHTFASHLAMRGVPLKAIQELMGHATIEMTMRYAHLSPDVKKDAVRALDVRPNGTLTAHIQEA
- the secG gene encoding preprotein translocase subunit SecG, whose protein sequence is MLTFVTIVHVLLCVFMIFVILLQPGKDAGMGSALGGGAATSAFGGRGATTFLSKVTGICAALFFLTSLGLSFVGMRTSVAAGSVAQPAAQQQAPAVPQQGTAQPGSGAPPAGQIPPANPQEAAPSSGAAPAQQNAPGTPSTVETPRPAETPAAPPAP
- the tpiA gene encoding triose-phosphate isomerase, coding for MAAQARRKLIAGNWKMNKTIPEGLALVRELKGLVASIPGDRVEIALAPPFVSLQAVAKELEGSPLKLAAQNCHWEASGAYTGEVSAAMLKDVGCAYVILGHSERRQYFGETDETVNKRTKAVLGAGMKPIICVGETLAEREANRTLEVVERQVAGALKGFSAAEVAGFVLAYEPVWAIGTGRTATSAQAQEVHRALREQLGRLYDRGTAEQVRIQYGGSVKPDNAAELMGQADVDGALVGGASLKAADFLAIIRGGV
- a CDS encoding phosphoglycerate kinase, with the protein product MIRYIDDMQLTGKRVFIRVDFNVPLEGKRITDDTRIREALPTIRRALEMGGKVILASHLGRPKGPEPKFSLEPVANRLIELLGPKHEVILADDCVGDGVRKLVKDLKDGQVLMLENLRFHKEEEGNDETFARELASFADVYINDAFGTAHRAHASTAGMVPFVKEKGAGMLMRKELEYLGGALKNPAKPFVAILGGAKVSDKIKVIESLLPKVDALLIGGAMAYTFLKAQGIEVGKSRVEEDKLSLATRMLEAAQRLKTSLVLPVDHVCSTEPSDKGEAREVADRAIPADLMGLDIGPKTRAMYSEHIRSAKTVVWNGPMGMFEVEKYAAGTRSVAESMAINKDAITIVGGGDSAAAVNEMGMASKLSHVSTGGGASLEFLEGRELPGVKALETK
- the gap gene encoding type I glyceraldehyde-3-phosphate dehydrogenase; its protein translation is MATRIAINGFGRIGRCVLRAALSRKENIEIVAINDLDEPAALAHLFKYDSVHRMWPGSVKASDKGIVIDGKEIAVTAQKEPTALPWKSMGVDVVLECTGRFTEREGAEKHMAAGAKKVIISAPAKGPDLTIAYGINHDQYDPKKHHILSNASCTTNCLAPVSKVLLENFGIEKGVMTTIHSYTNDQRILDLTHKDLRRARAAALSMIPSSTGAAKAIGEVLPALKGKMHGISVRVPTPNVSLVDLSVVTSKPVTADAVNAAFKAAAEGPLKGILQYNDEQTVSVDYNGNPHSSIFDSTNTMIVGDNLLKVMAWYDNEWGFSNRMVDTVKFLVSKGF
- a CDS encoding N-acetylmuramoyl-L-alanine amidase, which gives rise to MALPAHVRATACALVSLLCLPSRVLAQEDDSFSHACGLESPDAVYVPLPGPRPHETRWRSSEPPLVRREDPPGGVSALSGLPQTRVRTGALSGKTIYLSPGHGFYRSAPLGRWATQRGNTNDVVEDLVSLETLDQYLMPMLMGAGATVIPVRESDLNPHMAIVDNGREGYSEEGAAELFSTASPNSGWGPPPSPMGNAVRPFQLGDHRVLTAASTATARATWAPSIPADGYYHVYVSYGADPGRVTDAHYMVRHAGGESHFRVNQRRHGGTWLMLGRFYFRAGQHPETASVVALNDSAEAGSISLDAVRFGGGSGAIGDAALGALPRARAEECARYHTQFSGAPPDVFAPSGTNALSNERNDDVSARPRFASWLHEEGEDAIYVAWHTNASSNGTVRGTEAYVYGPNPVDGTYNFTGVPGSEVLAQSLLDELKADLQREVEPAWRVRNLRSANLGEVNPRHNPEFPSVLMEVAYHDNALDAARLKEPAFRRIAARAFLQGIIKYFAVRDGVAVQLPPEAPPALVARNAGSGKVEVKWVVPPDPDGNVPAKFPATGYRLYQSADGLAWDEGTETDSTTFSLSLSPRATRYFRVAAFNAGGESFPSDVVGVRVPEAGGSAQVLVVNAFRRLDSSLARAENLSVYDLGSPLRALLESMNDGTALRRHGDAVSQLGVAFDGATSEALSAGLFTPVGYRVLDWFTGRGGVGGAGPDAAEQALMRTFVAGGGHLLLSGSHVASALAAGGPADQSFLTEFLRALPGCSASALLVNGLSDRWFPGLAGSLLDDGLRGSYPVGVPDALIPLEGGAPVLGYAGTGSAAGVASTAGGHVLFLGMPFEGLVSPARRTYLMGTFLARAGVLASAPTPPEGEELLPPGAPATLVGSGAPCSLDRIPDSYVNAETGCGCRASGGTASISSLLLLLIVHLRRAHRRSGFTER
- a CDS encoding diacylglycerol kinase family protein, whose protein sequence is MSSPALSPQPPPPSEKKTPPSYPPRGGSGMLASLCHAWNGLIHTVVHQRNMRVHLVSALLVGLVGSGIELGLAEKVTLIFCVLLIFFAEILNSALEHLVDLATRHFDEKARLTKDAAAAGVLVLAVGTVVIFAAILVHNWETVINSGPQIARQVALGLPLALCVMVLVMPRPRSAWVDRVAFVGGAVLLGALAPRTASSVFTAMDAGLLIVAGAAARQRRREQPRS
- a CDS encoding NAD(P)/FAD-dependent oxidoreductase, giving the protein MAYRVNNIGLWLDEPEELLGQRAAEKLGVTRSDLASVRVVRAVLDARKKGSPRYIYTLEVEVAPGRKLGRIPPDVSETPPPPEPPERVKPPERMPLIIGTGPAGLFCALGLLERGVRTILLERGKEVVSRRKDVAKLMRDGSLDPESNMNFGEGGAGAYTDGKLSTRINHPMVRKVIETFARCGAPDHILIEGKPHIGSDLLPGAVATLRDELIAGGCQVLFEHKVEEVLYRDGRVAGLRLTDGRTLESDRVVLAPGNSARELYERFAADGRVVIEPKPFALGFRAEHPQGLINSIQYGSAAKNPKLPPADYKLAENLEVDGEVRGIYSFCMCPGGIVVPTPTQDGLQCTNGMSNSRRNAKYANAGIVVTVSVQDFEREGFRGPLAGLEFQRHWEAKAYELGGGKFFAPAQTIPDYLAGRVKKDPGGTSYRPGLAHTDLNKLFPPSLTQSLKQALKAFDRKMRGFISDEGKLIGIESRTSSPVRITRGEDMQSVSMRGLYPAGEGCGYAGGIVSSAIDGLRVAEQIARELA